The DNA window TACTCGATCGGATAAACTGCGATAACATATGAAGGTTCACAATTCATTTTAAGTAGTAGCATTTCGATATAATGTACCATGAAAAGCAAACCCAAATAGGGAATTTTAACAAGCttcgactcttcatttttcttcaactACCATAGTCAGGCACTAGATACATATTCCGACATGGTTCAATGATATGTCCGTCCTAAGACACATATTGGGCAAATTAAACATACATTCACACCTGAGTTCGAGTAACATTGAATCACAAATACTCACCTGGCTTAAAAAATGTAGAGAGCCCAAAATCCGTAGCTTTCAATGGAGAATCCTCGTCTTTACTCAAGAACAAGAAATTTTCAGGCTTCAAGTCCCTGTGCATTACCCCCATTGAATGACAATTATGAATCACCGTCACGATTTGCCTACACAAATTAGCCGCTTCCTTTTCTGAATAATGACCTTTGGCTAAAATCCGATCAAGCAACTCCCCTCCAGCACACAGTTCCATAATCAGATTCACCGAGCGCCGATCCTCGCAAGCTGTTTCTAGCTCAACAATATtcctatcaacaacaacattaatttaaaaacctttaaaatgataaaaaaaaaaacaataagttTTGCTTTGGGGGAGGGGGGGAACCTGTGGCCGGTGAGATGATACATGATCTGAACTTCACGGCGGACGTCTTCGATATCATCACGGGTGAGAAGCTTACGCCTGGAGATAGATTTACAAGCGAAATGCTGTTTTGTTTCCTTATGAGTTACCAAGTAGGTAACGCCAAACTGACCACGGCCGAGTTCACGGCCGACGACGTAAGTTGACCGGACGTCCTCCATGGTACGGCCGAACACACGACCGATGGGTGGAGTGTTGGGGGTGGCGAGGCGGTTTTTGGAGGCAATGGTTGAAGAATGGTAGTAATGGGTTTTGGGAGGCGGTGAATAGCCGGGAACAGGTTTAACGTTGTCGTCATTATGATGGGTACCGCCTGGGTCGGGTTCTGGTCGGAACCGGTTACTGGCGATGGGAGGACGGTTACAGTTACCCATTCTAAccggaaaacaaaaaaaaaaagttgaaaaatgagCGAGTTAAGGCGAGTCGGAAGGAAAAGCTACCTATTTGTCCTTGAGTTGTCTGAAACTGAAATTTTTGGCTAATCGGAAATGACTAAAATAGGGTTGATTGGGACTTCTATGGTACGTGCGTGTGCATGATTTCCTTTGGCGTGCAAAAGTTGGTTAAAATTCGATTTAGCCAATTTAATCCATGATATTATGCAATTTAGGTGGCTTGGCAAAGTTAGTTGGCTATGGTTtcgattaaaataatttatttatttaatggagtgaaattttaattataattttttaaaagattaaaatataattttatatatcattttataatttaaagtataattttataattttattaatttataaatttcaaatttctttaaaatacTAAACTAACCTGTGCCATTAAAATCAGTAataataaatcttaaaaatatatatgaagttTAGTTTAATGTGCAATTCTATGCATGTACTTTGGTCTTGttcaattttatacatgaaattttgatttgattaaatcatcataaattattaacacgattattgatataacatcattttatgtttatatattacatacacatgtaattatatttatctaatataaaaatatattgatgtatttatttctttaaatatgcatgattgaatcaaaattaaaatttcatgtgtatatttaaattacaattaaaatttaatgtatataattgcatcaaattaaaattcatatatctaattacacattaaatcaaatttcatatataattttaagatttattctaaattagtaaaataataactatCAATTTTATTTCTATAATACGTAGAAAGTtcattcttttaatttaaaaatcaatattcttACCTAATTTTGAGATCcttttaatattaaattgtagtttttttattaattttgaattaaaatatttaaaatagtatttttaaaagttttaattttaaaaagtaagaGATATAATTCAAGTtggtttatttatgttttttttataaactatttATAATCCATTTCGAAATGTGTTTCAACATACTTAAACTCATATTCTCATACAATGACAATAATATAATGCAAactgaattaagactcaatcgactattttttttaatttgatgttgactcaatttttttattaatattatagttACTTGTACAAATAAAATGTCTAGTTTTATATGTGTACTAGATTATTCTTATTCAAAGCCTTAATCCATATCAATAGCTGGTTGGGAAaagtaaagttttttttttttaaatctgctattagtctttgtactttataaatgttacggatttagtctttatattttaatttggtcatttttagtctctatactttaaattttttacaatttcagTCGTAACCAAacgataattgttaaattcattaagttacaCTCTGGTATTTCCAAAATTTGATACGgcaaatatattatcacatgtgtaGTGTCATGtcaatttgttaattttatatattacacACTAAAAATCCAATTAATGAATTAACGGCTATCATTTGCgtcaatataaaaatttaaaaatccaaaaagCATAGGGACTTAGAATGATTCAATTGGAGAATATAGACTAATTCTATAATTATACACTTCGTACGAGATTGGTAATTGAATTAAACTAGAAGGATTTAACTTTTACTATTTGAtttaggactaaaatttcaaatctcaaatttcaaatttcaaaaagcatagggactaaaattaactaatttgaaaAGCCCAtatactaaaattaattaaattaaagtacaaaaacttaattcataattttcaaaagTATAAGGACCAATAACAGAATTTAACCTAAATGGTTTATcacataaacaaataataataataacatagtcAAAGTTTCTCCCTTACCAGATAACAGGTTACAGGTTTGAGCTTCTTTCGCTTGCGGGTCCACGTCAAAATCCAAgcgtaaaagaaattaaaatattacaaaatagatactgaattattcaaaagtttttatttttaagttattgagctattaaaattattattgtactGTATTTTTTAACTTAGATACCATATAGTATATTAGGTGAAATTCACGAGCTAGTTGTAATATTAGCCCGATTTTCCATTAGTATGGATATTAGATAATTTCAATGTTTTTGAAATCTGATTAGTATTCAAATCGATCAAACTATCAATTTTTAATTCGATTGAACGGTTGAaagtaaaaatttattaaaaagtaaaaagataaAAGTTCAATggattcaattattattttttagtttgcTTCATCTGATTCATGCCAGTTCAcaagtaaattgattttttttatcaatcatCATACTGCTATTCCTATCAACCACATTAGATAACTTCTAATCACATTGAAAAAGAAGTTTACAGTCTTGaactatatttaatttaaaaatatatatatatgttatcatCTTAAACTCAGGTTaaggtgaaaaatatttttaatttttatttttaaatttaatggtataacattttgaaataaaaaaaataggatttaacaaaaaaaaataggacctgaattttgaaactcgaaaaataaaggattaaatttataaaaacaaaagtataatagactaaattttaaatttacaaaaaaaatagatgCTATAATCTTTGTAAACatttaaataaacttttttttattttgaaatttaaattttagtcccaatttttttttttacatatataagaGACGAACAAAACAACTCTAAACTCGGAAACTAACCAGCGAATGTTTCAAGTTCTaaagtattttgaaatttttaattcattttccaacTAACTCCCAATTTTTTCAAACTTTGCTTATACGTATACTTACTTATAATCTGTTTGTAATTTAGGGTTTGGGCATGAGAGTGCTTAAAGTTCCTGATCTTTTCGATCTATCAACGATTATGGTCTCCGACTTTTCACCCGGCGGAGCTTTCGGTTCAGATACCACTGAACCGGACTTCGGTTTTGCTTTTAACGACAGTAACTTTTCCGATCGGGTATTGAGGATTGAGATCATGCCGGATTCGCCGGAGACGAAATCCGACGGTGACTGTTGTTCTTCCATCGCTGACTGGGCACGTAATAGGAAGAGACGAAGGGAAGATTTCAAGAAAGAAATTGGTTCGTTCTTCTTTCTGTTATTgacattattttatataattttacttGTGTTTCTTTTAGGTTTTGACGGTTTCTGGTGTTCTTGTAGATGTCGTGCAACGTCAGGAGCAAGTCTTGAATTGTAACGTGCCGGACACTGTGGATGGGTTAACATATGAAAATCGAGATGATGATGCTGTGGCAATGATTGAAGGGTCGCCTTCTGATGTTGGATTGAACTGCAATCAAATTGGTAACTAGTAAATTTCATGAAGGCATTGTTTTTAGTTGATCTTTTTATTGTAACAACTCAAACTACTGCGGTTTCTTCATTTTTGTGTGTGTGTCTGTGTGTGTTTGGTTGTTTGTGGCTGCTTATTCATAAATtgctaaaagaaaaaaacaagaaaGTATCACACTAAGTCGAATTTTGACTGGAAATGAGCAAATGGGTCGCAATAAACCATGGATTCTGTTATTCAAGAACGTTAATTTTGAACTTTTCCTTAGCTTTTTTGTATTTGAGAGCAAAATATTAGTTACCATCTGATTGCAACGAATGAACCTTCTTGATACAGGTTTGGTATTTTTGTAGGGAATGATACGGCTTATGACAATTATTCATCTTTGAATAAGGATCATTTGACAGTTCTAAGAGTTAATATCATTCATATAAGTTCTCCAATTTTAGCAGCTAAAAGTCCATTCTTTTATAAGGTAAGGGATTGTGGTTGGTTTCTGCCTTTATCATTGGTTGGCTTATTCGTGATAGACATACTTGTCTGTGCCTCTTGTTGCAGTTGTTTTCAAATGGAATGACAGAGTCAGAGCAGCGATATGTAACCCTCCCGGTACATGCTTCTGGTAAATGTTAAGAATATTAAATATTCCCATTACAGTTTCCTGTTTCTGTTTCTGTTTCTGTTTGGCCCTTATGATATGAACCCAATGAACAAAGACTGCTTTCATGTGGGAATCAGCTATGTATTTATGAGTTGATTCATGCATTTAATTGTGATCTAAAAGATCATTATATTCTTTATTAGGTCATATTACTTATTGACTAGGTAAACCATAAATATGACCTAGTACtgtttgttttcttcttttttccgaGCAGAAGAAGCAGCTCTCCTGGACCTCCTTAATTTTATGTATAGCAACACCCTATCAACTACCACTCCTACTGCCTTGCTAGATGTGTTGATGGTGGCTGACAAATTCGAGGTTGCATCATGCATGAGATATTGTAGTCGATTGTTACGAAACCTTCCTATGACCTGTGAGTCTGCCTTATTGTATTTGGATCTTCCTTCTACTGTTTTAATGGCAGATGCTGTTCAGCCACTGGCAGATGCAGCAAAGCAATTTCTTGCTGCAAAATACAAGGATGTAACCAAGTGAGTGCTGTCATTATCTACaatattaaatgcttatttatatttttgagtaaTTTCTATCTGTAACAAGGTTGGTTTCTTTTGTTAATTGTTACCATATGTATTTCAATATGTTTGGCATCCTTTTGTTGATATTTTCTGGTTTTATTTCGAAGTTTTTCCCTTCAAAATTATGGTCATTCTTCTTTAGAAAACTACGAGGGCAATAATTGCAATCTTGTATAACATGGGTACATTAGTGTAAAATTAAGTAGCTTGGATGTTGGTGGTCTGAAGTGGCAAAGTTAGTGAAGTTGCTGTCAACATTTCATTAACTATTTTTTGGGGGTCCAATTTGTAGATCTTTTAATAAACTAGTTTGTACTGTGTTTCTTTTTCAGGTTCCAGGATGAGGTTCTCAACTTGCCTCTTGCTGGTATAGAGGCAGTTTTTTCCAGTGATGATCTCCAGGTAGCTTCAGAGGATGCTGTTTATGACTTTTTGCTGAAATGGGCTCGGACTCATTACCCAAAACTGGAGGAAAGGCGTAGAGTTTTCGCTACACGCCTTGGCCGACTAATCCGTTTTCCGCATATGACTTGCAGAAAGCTTAAAAAAGTTTTAACCTGCAATGACTTTGATGCAGAAATTGCACCCAAGGTTGTGCTCGAAGCCCTCTTTTTCAAGGCTGAGACACCACACAAACAGCGTGCTCTTGCATCAGAGGAGGCGAATGCCCCTTATCGCCACTTTCTTGAACGGGCTTACAAGTACCGCCCTGTCAAGGTTGTAGAGTTTGAAAAGCCAAGACAACAGTGCGTTGTGTACCTGGACCTGAAGCGCGAGGAATGCGCGCATTTGTTTCCAGGTGGTAAAGTTTATTCACAAGCATTCCATCTCTGTGGACAAGGGTTTTTCTTCTCCGCACATTGCCATATGGACCAGCAAAGCTCATTCCACTGCTTTGGGCTATTTTTGGGAATGCAAGAGAAGGGACCCGTCACTTTTGCCGTTGACTATGAGTTTGCAGCGAGGTCAAAACCAACCGAGGATTACATAAGTAAGTATAAAGGTAACTACACATTCACAGGTGGAAAGGCCGTTGGCTATCGTAACCTGTTCGGTATACCATGGACGACATTCATGGCCGATGATAGTAATTACTTTATAAATGGTGTCCTCCATCTCAGGGCTGAACTAACTGTTAGACAATGAGATTGAGCTAGGTTTATATAGTATTATATACAGTCCATTAGATTACTATATCAGTTACTGATACGCACCATGTGTAAATACATTTGGAATCATAGAATTTTGAATAATTCTATTCAATGCATATTATCATTATGATTTTCGAAAATTGTGATGATTTAAGGGAAAAGGGAAACACAATAACAGTATTGTACTCAACAATCGAGATGACtaggtaaaaatatatatatttcctgCCATTGAAATGGGCATTTTTGTACATTCAACTTCAAATTTGTTCCTTTTCAGGCAGTTAGACATCAACAAAAGTTGGAATAGGGCTCCACAATTGATACTAAAATTTCAGACAATCTTTTACTTTCATTGGATGCTTTGTACATTTGGTCTTCGTTTCATTTGCATGGTAATCACTAGATTAATGACACCCTAAACCATGTTTAGTATGTATTAATCAAAGCTCTCAGTCTAATGGTTTTCCATTAAACTGATATAGCTTGTTTTGTAGTAActtaaattgattgaaaatgaGGTTTTATGTATGAGAATGAAAATCCCATTTAATAAGAAACTTAAGATGTCAGAATTCGAAATTTTAATGAGAACGGTCCGGAGTAAAGCAAAAGTGTGTAATCTTCGATCTGGGACCTGAAAGGTTTAATAAGTGAAGGGGCTTAAAAGGAATTTTGGCCAATATTCAATAAGAAAGGTGAAGCGGGCTAAAATTTATATGGCCAGCTGAGCTACTCTaatatcagagccaggtttcgaTCCTGGGACCTGTGGGTTATGGGCCCACCACGCTTCCGCTGCGCCACTCTGATTATTGACTTTATTTTACAAATACctttatttaactataaaatatcCAATATCCTTTCAGCTGTCAATCTCACTCGTTTACTTTTTAAGTACTTATCTCTTCAACTTAATTATCGTCCGCTTTGATTCTTTCATAAAAAGAATctaattaatcttttttttaagaattaaattaaatatcataGAAAATCAATCGATTTGAcgagtaatttaaaaaaaaaagacttttatatttatattactaatttaaaattgaaatatttatttttgtaatataaaagaattgagaataaattaaaataatttaaacagaGATAATTGTTATTACAGTAgcagtaataaaataaaatacattttattaCAAAAAATCGTACAAGAGGTCCGCGAAGATAGCCAATGAGAACGCAAGAACACAACCCAATtctcctatttttttattaaatatttctaaaagAAAGGGTAAATTACGCCCCATGGTCACTGAACTATTAATAGGTTCATATCTTGATcgctcaacttcaaaaagttatcattgaactattcaaatgttttatttcaaGTGATTGGGTTGTTAAAATCGCATTTGTATGGCTTTCCCTGTTCACATTGCCTACATCAATAGAAACCTCTCATTCCCTTCTCTTTTAcatattaagtttttttataaaacaattttaaacatcATGAATTTTTGAACTAAAATCTAAAAAACTTTTTTCTTCGATCTTTGACATTGAGTGTTAAATagactttgatttaatgtatgtTCTACTTGTCGATGAATACAGATCCATCATATTGATCATTGAATGGTCATTTGGAGCTTACTAGccgaaaaaaaaaacattaacaacctagtgacttaaataaaacttttgactagttcaatgactattttataactttttgaagttaagtgactaaaacgtaaacatactaatagttgagtgaccttGGGTgtattttacccaaaaaattattattcaacCTCTCATCCTCTC is part of the Gossypium hirsutum isolate 1008001.06 chromosome D11, Gossypium_hirsutum_v2.1, whole genome shotgun sequence genome and encodes:
- the LOC107904475 gene encoding BTB/POZ domain-containing protein POB1 — its product is MRVLKVPDLFDLSTIMVSDFSPGGAFGSDTTEPDFGFAFNDSNFSDRVLRIEIMPDSPETKSDGDCCSSIADWARNRKRRREDFKKEIDVVQRQEQVLNCNVPDTVDGLTYENRDDDAVAMIEGSPSDVGLNCNQIGNDTAYDNYSSLNKDHLTVLRVNIIHISSPILAAKSPFFYKLFSNGMTESEQRYVTLPVHASEEAALLDLLNFMYSNTLSTTTPTALLDVLMVADKFEVASCMRYCSRLLRNLPMTCESALLYLDLPSTVLMADAVQPLADAAKQFLAAKYKDVTKFQDEVLNLPLAGIEAVFSSDDLQVASEDAVYDFLLKWARTHYPKLEERRRVFATRLGRLIRFPHMTCRKLKKVLTCNDFDAEIAPKVVLEALFFKAETPHKQRALASEEANAPYRHFLERAYKYRPVKVVEFEKPRQQCVVYLDLKREECAHLFPGGKVYSQAFHLCGQGFFFSAHCHMDQQSSFHCFGLFLGMQEKGPVTFAVDYEFAARSKPTEDYISKYKGNYTFTGGKAVGYRNLFGIPWTTFMADDSNYFINGVLHLRAELTVRQ